One stretch of Serinicoccus hydrothermalis DNA includes these proteins:
- a CDS encoding MerR family transcriptional regulator produces the protein MQGVRYTVKQVAEATGIPSATLRAWERRYAVVEPQRSSSHYRLYDQEDVRRLTHMAELVRQGTPASLAASQVRDSLTAPIAAPPGAGPVGHGPPVAELIQAAQRYDETQLSQVLDRALAGVSFEQALEGWLLPALSALGRAWERGEVDISGEHFVSAAVQRRLSTAFDAAGPNAGAPVALVGLPPGALHLLGTMGFAVCLRRQGIDVRFLGADVPHESWEHSVAALQPAGVVISVPMPRDGAPAARLIESLQSAHPQMPLWVGGHGADEAKLAGSRHLPVSVVEAARTVSRRLHAG, from the coding sequence GTGCAGGGGGTGCGCTACACCGTGAAGCAGGTCGCCGAGGCGACCGGCATCCCGTCCGCGACGCTGCGAGCCTGGGAACGGCGTTACGCCGTGGTGGAGCCGCAGCGTTCCTCCTCCCACTACCGGCTCTACGACCAGGAGGACGTCCGGCGGCTGACCCACATGGCCGAGCTGGTGAGGCAGGGCACCCCTGCCTCACTCGCGGCGTCCCAGGTGCGCGACTCGCTCACGGCACCGATCGCGGCGCCCCCGGGTGCGGGACCGGTGGGCCACGGCCCGCCGGTGGCCGAGCTCATCCAGGCGGCGCAGCGCTACGACGAGACCCAGCTCAGCCAGGTGCTGGACCGGGCCCTGGCAGGGGTGTCCTTCGAGCAGGCGCTCGAGGGGTGGCTCCTGCCGGCGCTCTCCGCGCTGGGGCGCGCCTGGGAGCGCGGCGAGGTCGACATCTCCGGTGAGCACTTCGTCTCCGCCGCGGTGCAGCGGCGGCTGTCCACGGCCTTCGACGCGGCCGGCCCCAACGCGGGCGCCCCCGTCGCCCTGGTCGGGCTGCCGCCCGGGGCGCTGCACCTGCTCGGCACGATGGGCTTCGCCGTGTGCCTGCGCCGACAGGGCATCGACGTGCGCTTCCTCGGGGCGGACGTGCCGCACGAGAGCTGGGAGCACTCGGTGGCCGCCCTGCAGCCCGCCGGGGTCGTCATCAGCGTGCCGATGCCCCGCGACGGGGCGCCGGCAGCCCGGCTGATCGAGTCGCTGCAGTCGGCGCACCCGCAGATGCCGCTCTGGGTGGGAGGGCACGGTGCCGACGAGGCGAAGCTCGCCGGCTCCCGGCACCTGCCCGTCTCGGTCGTCGAGGCCGCCCGCACGGTGTCCCGCCGGCTGCACGCCGGCTGA
- a CDS encoding ABC transporter substrate-binding protein produces the protein MRRSTLITLALSATLGLAACGGGGDPMDTGGGEEAEGGEASAESAGSLTVGSANFPENELLAEIYAAALSDAGVDVDTQLNIGSREAYIAGIQDGSIDALPEYTGGLATFFNPEITATSPEDVLADLQDNLPEDLEVLEISEAQDKDSLVVTRETADELGLTSIADLADHAGDMTLGGPPEFESRPNGVDGLAEVYGLEFAGFRSLAAGANLTVQSLANGQVDVANIFTTNPAIEENDFVVLEDPESLFAAQNVVPLIRADAVNPTIEETLNEVSAALDTENLTSMMVQVQTEGEDPADVAREFVDANL, from the coding sequence GTGCGACGTAGCACCCTCATCACCCTTGCCCTCAGCGCGACCCTCGGCCTCGCCGCCTGCGGCGGCGGGGGCGACCCCATGGACACCGGCGGAGGTGAGGAGGCCGAGGGCGGCGAGGCGTCGGCGGAGTCGGCCGGCAGCCTCACCGTCGGGTCCGCCAACTTCCCCGAGAACGAGCTGCTCGCGGAGATCTACGCGGCGGCCCTGTCCGACGCCGGGGTCGACGTGGACACGCAGCTCAACATCGGCAGCCGCGAGGCCTACATCGCCGGCATCCAGGACGGCTCCATCGACGCCCTGCCGGAGTACACCGGCGGGCTGGCGACCTTCTTCAACCCGGAGATCACGGCCACCTCGCCCGAGGACGTGCTCGCCGACCTCCAGGACAACCTCCCCGAGGACCTCGAGGTCCTGGAGATCAGCGAGGCCCAGGACAAGGACTCCCTCGTCGTGACCCGGGAGACGGCCGACGAGCTCGGGCTGACCTCCATCGCCGACCTCGCCGACCACGCCGGCGACATGACCCTCGGCGGTCCGCCGGAGTTCGAGAGCCGGCCCAACGGCGTCGACGGCCTGGCGGAGGTCTACGGCCTGGAGTTCGCCGGCTTCCGCTCGCTGGCCGCCGGGGCCAACCTCACGGTGCAGTCGCTGGCCAACGGGCAGGTGGACGTCGCCAACATCTTCACCACCAACCCGGCGATCGAGGAGAACGACTTCGTCGTCCTGGAGGACCCGGAGTCGCTCTTCGCCGCGCAGAACGTCGTGCCCCTCATCCGCGCCGACGCCGTCAACCCGACGATCGAGGAGACCCTGAACGAGGTCTCCGCCGCGCTCGACACCGAGAACCTCACCTCGATGATGGTGCAGGTCCAGACCGAGGGCGAGGACCCGGCCGACGTCGCCCGCGAGTTCGTCGACGCCAACCTCTGA
- a CDS encoding ABC transporter permease: protein MISLTWQWLTDPQTWTGPGGILAQSVTHLRISVIALILAALVAVPVGLYIGHTGRGRWLAINLAGAFRAIPSLGVLFVATLLLLPRLSGNLAFELPVVLVLVLLAVPPVLSGTYAGVEAVDPAARDAARGVGMTESQILWQVEFPAALPLLISGLRSAMLQIIATATIAAIVGIGGLGRYLIDGQASRQYEVMAGGAIVVAALALLVDVVMAGVQRLVVSRGLVEASAT, encoded by the coding sequence ATGATCTCGCTCACCTGGCAGTGGCTCACCGACCCGCAGACCTGGACCGGGCCGGGCGGGATCCTCGCGCAGAGCGTCACCCACCTGCGGATCTCGGTCATCGCGCTGATCCTCGCCGCCCTCGTCGCGGTGCCCGTGGGGCTCTACATCGGGCACACCGGGCGGGGCCGGTGGCTCGCCATCAACCTCGCCGGGGCCTTCCGCGCCATCCCCTCCCTCGGAGTGCTCTTCGTCGCCACCCTGCTCCTGCTGCCCCGGCTCAGCGGCAACCTCGCCTTCGAGCTGCCGGTCGTGCTCGTGCTGGTGCTGCTCGCCGTCCCGCCGGTGCTCTCCGGCACGTATGCCGGGGTCGAGGCGGTCGACCCCGCAGCGCGCGACGCGGCCCGCGGCGTGGGCATGACCGAGTCCCAGATCCTGTGGCAGGTGGAGTTCCCGGCCGCGCTGCCGCTGCTCATCTCCGGGCTGCGCTCGGCGATGCTCCAGATCATCGCGACCGCCACCATCGCCGCCATCGTGGGGATCGGCGGGCTCGGGCGCTACCTCATCGACGGGCAGGCCTCGCGGCAGTACGAGGTCATGGCCGGTGGCGCCATCGTGGTGGCCGCCCTCGCGCTCCTCGTGGACGTGGTGATGGCGGGGGTCCAGCGCCTCGTCGTGTCCCGTGGGCTCGTCGAGGCGAGCGCCACATGA
- a CDS encoding ABC transporter permease, which produces MIGGVAWSTVGDLLLRHLYLAGLPLLLGLVISLPLGWLATRYRWLAPPMIAGTGLLYTIPSLALFILLPLLLGTRVLDDANVLVAMTLYAIALLTRTVADGLGSVPVATRQAATAMGYGELRRTLVVDLPLAVPVITAGLRVAAVSNVSIVSVAALIGVSQLGQLFTEGFNRNDMGPILVGIGACVGLALVLDAGIALLSRVLTPWLRAGAA; this is translated from the coding sequence GTGATCGGGGGCGTCGCCTGGTCCACCGTCGGTGACCTCCTGCTGCGGCACCTCTACCTCGCCGGCCTGCCCCTGCTGCTAGGCCTCGTCATCAGCCTGCCCCTGGGCTGGCTGGCCACGCGCTACCGCTGGCTGGCGCCGCCGATGATCGCCGGGACCGGGCTGCTCTACACCATCCCCTCGCTCGCGCTCTTCATCCTGCTGCCGCTGCTGCTCGGCACCCGGGTGCTCGACGACGCCAACGTCCTCGTCGCCATGACGCTGTATGCCATCGCCCTGCTCACCCGCACGGTCGCCGACGGCCTGGGCTCGGTCCCGGTCGCGACCCGGCAGGCCGCGACGGCGATGGGCTACGGCGAGCTGCGGCGCACCCTCGTCGTCGACCTGCCGCTGGCCGTGCCCGTCATCACCGCGGGCCTGCGGGTCGCCGCGGTGAGCAACGTCTCCATCGTCTCGGTGGCCGCCCTCATCGGGGTGAGCCAGCTCGGGCAGCTGTTCACCGAGGGCTTCAACCGCAACGACATGGGCCCGATCCTCGTCGGCATCGGGGCCTGCGTGGGGCTGGCGCTGGTCCTCGACGCGGGCATCGCGCTGCTCTCCCGGGTGCTCACCCCCTGGCTGCGGGCGGGGGCGGCCTGA
- a CDS encoding ABC transporter ATP-binding protein has product MIRFEGVTKRYADGVTAVDDLTLEVPKGGITVFVGPSGCGKTTSLRMINRMVEPTEGRILINDQDVADRKPAQLRRSIGYVIQHAGLFPHRTVLKNVMTVPKLIGWDAGRARSAAMEAIEKVGLTANQAERYPAQLSGGQQQRVGVARALASDPEVVLMDEPFSAVDPLVRMDLQAEVKRLQRELGITVVLVTHDIDEAIVLGDHVAVLRQGGKLAQLASPGELLREPADDFVASFVGKDRGYRKLGFTGTHLEPSPEQTVSLGEDVPEGRGWVLAVGEGGEPLGWVDRHTSGGPVERDELHRMGALAEVGDSARVFLDAALSAPSRRGVVVSEGRVVGTVSAQQVVDSLEQV; this is encoded by the coding sequence ATGATCCGCTTCGAGGGCGTGACCAAGAGGTATGCCGACGGCGTGACGGCGGTCGACGACCTGACCCTGGAGGTCCCCAAGGGCGGGATCACGGTCTTCGTCGGCCCGTCCGGCTGCGGCAAGACCACCAGCCTGCGCATGATCAACCGGATGGTGGAGCCGACCGAGGGTCGGATCCTCATCAACGACCAGGACGTCGCGGACCGCAAGCCGGCCCAGCTGCGCCGGTCGATCGGCTACGTCATCCAGCACGCCGGGCTGTTCCCGCACCGCACGGTGCTCAAGAACGTCATGACCGTCCCCAAGCTCATCGGCTGGGACGCGGGACGGGCCAGGTCGGCGGCGATGGAGGCGATCGAGAAGGTCGGGCTCACCGCCAACCAGGCCGAGCGCTACCCGGCGCAGCTGTCCGGCGGCCAGCAGCAGCGCGTCGGCGTCGCCCGGGCGCTGGCCAGCGACCCCGAGGTCGTCCTCATGGACGAGCCCTTCAGCGCGGTCGACCCGCTCGTGCGGATGGACCTGCAGGCGGAGGTCAAGCGGCTGCAGCGCGAGCTCGGGATCACCGTCGTCCTCGTCACCCACGACATCGACGAGGCCATCGTCCTGGGTGACCACGTCGCGGTCCTGCGCCAGGGCGGCAAGCTCGCCCAGCTCGCGAGCCCGGGGGAGCTGCTGCGGGAGCCGGCCGACGACTTCGTCGCCAGCTTCGTCGGCAAGGACCGCGGCTACCGCAAGCTCGGGTTCACCGGCACCCACCTCGAGCCCTCCCCGGAGCAGACGGTCTCGCTCGGTGAGGACGTCCCCGAGGGCCGGGGCTGGGTGCTCGCCGTCGGCGAGGGGGGTGAGCCGCTCGGCTGGGTGGACCGGCATACCTCCGGCGGGCCGGTCGAGCGGGACGAGCTGCACCGTATGGGCGCGCTCGCCGAGGTCGGCGACAGCGCCCGGGTCTTCCTCGACGCGGCGCTCTCCGCACCCTCCCGTCGCGGGGTGGTCGTCTCCGAGGGCCGGGTCGTCGGCACGGTCTCGGCGCAGCAGGTCGTCGACTCCCTGGAGCAGGTGTGA
- a CDS encoding type IV toxin-antitoxin system AbiEi family antitoxin domain-containing protein: protein MGVEEALRRTGGRATAGELRALGVPRRALARALHDGTVVRTRRGHYRLAALSDQLDVAVSLTAALSHRSAALHHGLQVGTAPELPEVVVRRNRRLDPGQQARAAVRWRPVEPAELRAGTTGLIRTVVDCARDLSLPEALAVADSALRRTDVSPQDLREAAAALRGPGCRQAREVALRARATAANPFESCLRALALLAGLDVEPQVQITGPSLFAQVDLADEGRRLVIEAESFTHHAHRRGFRKDLQRYTDLGVHGWTVLRFSWEDVMLRPERVLWALRSWREARDEGRPVGHPPRAVRAGVQIGA from the coding sequence ATGGGGGTCGAGGAGGCGTTGCGGCGCACCGGCGGGAGGGCGACCGCCGGTGAGCTGCGCGCCCTCGGGGTCCCGCGCCGCGCCCTGGCGCGGGCCCTGCACGACGGCACCGTGGTCCGGACCCGCCGTGGCCACTACCGGCTCGCCGCACTGTCCGACCAGCTGGACGTGGCCGTCTCGCTCACCGCGGCGCTGTCGCACCGCAGCGCCGCGCTGCACCACGGCCTCCAGGTGGGGACGGCTCCGGAGCTGCCGGAGGTGGTCGTGCGCCGCAACCGACGTCTCGACCCCGGGCAGCAGGCACGGGCGGCGGTGCGGTGGCGCCCGGTCGAGCCCGCCGAGCTGCGGGCCGGCACCACGGGGCTGATCCGGACCGTCGTGGACTGCGCGCGTGACCTCAGCCTGCCCGAGGCGCTGGCGGTCGCCGACTCGGCCCTGCGGCGCACCGACGTGAGCCCGCAGGACCTGCGCGAGGCGGCCGCGGCGCTGCGCGGGCCCGGCTGCCGGCAGGCGCGGGAGGTGGCGCTGCGTGCCCGGGCCACGGCGGCGAACCCCTTCGAGTCGTGTCTCCGGGCGCTCGCGCTCCTCGCGGGCCTGGACGTCGAGCCCCAGGTCCAGATCACCGGGCCGAGCCTCTTCGCGCAGGTCGACCTCGCCGACGAGGGCAGGCGGCTGGTGATCGAGGCCGAGAGCTTCACCCACCACGCGCACCGCCGGGGCTTCCGCAAGGACCTGCAGCGCTACACCGACCTCGGCGTCCACGGCTGGACCGTGCTCCGTTTCTCCTGGGAGGACGTCATGCTCCGGCCCGAGCGGGTGCTCTGGGCGCTGCGCTCGTGGCGGGAGGCGCGCGACGAGGGCCGGCCGGTGGGGCACCCGCCCCGCGCCGTGCGGGCCGGCGTGCAGATCGGGGCCTGA
- a CDS encoding NAD(P)H-binding protein: MTEPSDNPGTDDDRGTPDTRDAGRARGRALVTGATGYIGGLMVPLLLEQGHTVRVLTRSADKLPQEWADRVEVTEGDASERSDLQQALDGVDLAYYFIHSMDGTGDFVMRDRRLAREFGRAAREAGVGRIVYLSGLHPDIPHEDLSKHLASRVEVGEILMACGVPTAVLQAATVIGSGSASFEMLRHLTKRLPVMVAPKWLKNRIQPIGIDDVLHYLVAAGDLPPDVNRTFDIGGPDVLTYKAMMQGFAQETGLSHRLVVTVPVLTPWLASQWVGLVTPVDTGVAKPLVGSLVHEVVCGEDDLAEMVGRPPGGATSYRDAVRKAMA, translated from the coding sequence ATGACAGAACCCTCCGACAACCCCGGCACCGACGACGACCGCGGCACCCCTGACACCCGTGACGCCGGCCGGGCGCGTGGACGCGCCCTGGTGACCGGGGCCACCGGCTACATCGGTGGTCTCATGGTGCCCCTCCTGCTGGAGCAGGGGCATACCGTCCGCGTGCTCACCCGCTCCGCCGACAAGCTGCCGCAGGAGTGGGCGGACCGGGTCGAGGTGACCGAGGGCGACGCCAGCGAGCGCTCCGACCTGCAGCAGGCGCTGGACGGGGTGGACCTCGCCTACTACTTCATCCACTCGATGGACGGCACGGGTGACTTCGTCATGCGGGACCGCCGGCTCGCCCGCGAGTTCGGGCGCGCCGCGCGCGAGGCGGGCGTGGGCCGGATCGTCTACCTCTCCGGCCTTCACCCCGACATCCCCCACGAGGACCTCTCCAAGCACCTGGCCTCCCGCGTGGAGGTGGGCGAGATCCTCATGGCCTGCGGCGTCCCGACCGCCGTGCTCCAGGCGGCCACCGTCATCGGGTCCGGGTCGGCCAGCTTCGAGATGCTGCGCCACCTCACCAAGCGGCTGCCCGTCATGGTCGCCCCCAAGTGGCTGAAGAACCGGATCCAGCCCATCGGCATCGACGACGTGCTGCACTACCTCGTGGCCGCCGGCGACCTGCCCCCCGACGTCAACCGCACCTTCGACATCGGTGGCCCGGACGTCCTCACCTACAAGGCGATGATGCAGGGCTTCGCGCAGGAGACCGGGCTCTCCCACCGCCTCGTCGTGACCGTGCCGGTGCTCACGCCGTGGCTGGCCAGTCAGTGGGTCGGGCTGGTCACCCCGGTGGACACCGGCGTCGCCAAGCCGCTGGTCGGCTCGCTCGTGCACGAGGTGGTCTGCGGGGAGGACGACCTCGCCGAGATGGTCGGGCGACCGCCGGGCGGCGCGACGTCCTACCGCGACGCCGTCCGCAAGGCCATGGCCTAG
- a CDS encoding CPBP family intramembrane glutamic endopeptidase, whose translation MNPLSELRAFLRAALVTPVPRDHRDAAAVLRRRRLASAATLVVGGVVLWWSLRLPPGDPRFYAWTTALAAIWVGGAFLSGRLYLGRGHTRAGAYARPVVQSLALGVLLLVVFLAGGLLVGQIPWLAGPVNELLDHVRFSSVPIVLVITVMNGIAEEIFFRGALYAAIPQRWTVLATTALYAVVTVGSGVPLLVLAAVLLGLVCGLQRRVTGGILGPAITHITWSAGMLLLLPPLLQIVS comes from the coding sequence ATGAACCCGCTGTCCGAGCTGCGTGCCTTCCTGCGCGCCGCGCTGGTCACCCCGGTGCCCCGGGACCACCGAGACGCCGCGGCCGTGCTGCGTCGGCGGCGCCTGGCGTCCGCCGCCACGCTGGTCGTCGGCGGGGTGGTGCTGTGGTGGTCGCTGCGGCTCCCGCCCGGTGATCCCCGCTTCTACGCCTGGACCACGGCGCTGGCCGCCATCTGGGTGGGCGGTGCCTTCCTCTCCGGACGGCTCTACCTGGGCCGCGGGCATACCCGGGCCGGGGCGTATGCGCGCCCGGTCGTCCAGTCGCTCGCGCTCGGCGTGCTGCTGCTCGTCGTCTTCCTCGCCGGTGGGCTGCTCGTGGGCCAGATCCCGTGGCTCGCGGGACCGGTGAACGAGCTGCTCGACCACGTCCGCTTCTCCTCGGTCCCGATCGTCCTCGTCATCACCGTGATGAACGGCATCGCCGAGGAGATCTTCTTCCGCGGCGCGCTCTACGCCGCGATCCCGCAGCGCTGGACCGTCCTCGCGACGACGGCGCTCTACGCCGTCGTCACCGTCGGCTCCGGGGTGCCGCTCCTCGTCCTCGCCGCCGTCCTGCTCGGCCTCGTCTGCGGCCTGCAGCGGCGGGTCACCGGGGGCATCCTCGGCCCCGCCATCACGCACATCACCTGGTCCGCCGGGATGCTCCTCCTCCTTCCTCCCCTCCTCCAGATCGTGAGCTGA
- a CDS encoding SAM-dependent methyltransferase: MNGPAPIPVRTDALGRARAAAARRVMDTVLRRVDVEVLDAHTPTPGPDRPAIVMHDPESFYARLGAWHKVAVGEGYTEGDWSPAPGQDLAAVLRPFADRLSDGMPSPLRKLRRLADQALPRSTRNTLSGSRANIEAHYDLSNEMFAAFLDDSLSYSCALFDENRPWEEQTLEDAQLRKTDAALDRAGVGEGTRVLEIGTGWGTLAIRAAQRGAEVVTITLSREQAQLAEKRLAEAGVAERVEVRLQDYREVEGDFDAVVSIEMVEAVGEEFWPTYFGTIDDRLAPGGTAVVQAITLPHDRHLSTRNTYGWIQKYIFPGGALPSVDAIERTCTAHTDLRVRSVHAFGQHYAETLRRWRTAFLESWPTIEDLGFDDRFRRIWEFYLAYCQAGFSAGAIDVGQIVLNRPPRGPVAAG; the protein is encoded by the coding sequence ATGAACGGTCCGGCACCGATCCCCGTCCGCACCGACGCCCTGGGCCGCGCCCGCGCGGCCGCCGCCCGCCGCGTCATGGACACCGTCCTGCGCCGCGTCGACGTCGAGGTGCTGGACGCGCATACCCCGACGCCCGGGCCCGACCGCCCGGCGATCGTCATGCACGACCCGGAGAGCTTCTACGCCCGGCTCGGGGCCTGGCACAAGGTCGCCGTGGGCGAGGGCTACACCGAGGGTGACTGGAGCCCGGCCCCCGGCCAGGACCTGGCCGCGGTGCTGCGCCCCTTCGCCGACCGGCTGTCCGACGGGATGCCGAGCCCGCTGCGCAAGCTGCGCCGCCTCGCCGACCAGGCGCTGCCCCGCTCGACGCGCAACACCCTGTCCGGCTCGCGGGCCAACATCGAGGCGCACTACGACCTGTCCAACGAGATGTTCGCCGCCTTCCTCGACGACTCCCTCTCCTACTCCTGCGCGCTCTTCGACGAGAACCGGCCGTGGGAGGAGCAGACCCTCGAGGACGCCCAGCTGCGCAAGACCGACGCGGCCCTGGATCGGGCGGGCGTCGGCGAGGGCACCCGGGTGCTCGAGATCGGCACCGGGTGGGGCACGCTCGCCATCCGTGCGGCCCAGCGCGGCGCGGAGGTGGTGACGATCACCCTGTCCCGGGAGCAGGCGCAGCTCGCGGAGAAGCGGCTGGCCGAGGCGGGCGTCGCCGAGCGGGTCGAGGTGCGGCTGCAGGACTACCGCGAGGTGGAGGGTGACTTCGACGCCGTCGTGTCGATCGAGATGGTCGAGGCCGTGGGCGAGGAGTTCTGGCCCACCTACTTCGGCACGATCGACGACCGGCTGGCACCGGGAGGGACCGCCGTGGTCCAGGCGATCACGCTGCCGCACGACCGCCACCTGTCCACGCGCAACACCTACGGCTGGATCCAGAAGTACATCTTCCCCGGCGGCGCGCTGCCGAGCGTGGACGCCATCGAGCGCACCTGCACGGCGCACACCGACCTGCGGGTCCGCTCGGTGCACGCCTTCGGCCAGCACTACGCCGAGACCCTGCGCCGGTGGCGCACGGCCTTCCTCGAGTCCTGGCCCACCATCGAGGACCTGGGCTTCGACGACCGCTTCCGGCGGATCTGGGAGTTCTACCTCGCCTACTGCCAGGCCGGCTTCTCCGCCGGGGCCATCGATGTCGGCCAGATCGTGCTCAACCGCCCGCCGCGCGGTCCGGTCGCCGCCGGTTGA
- a CDS encoding DUF1365 domain-containing protein yields MSRPDPDTTGAALEPPPVPSLVVGTVAHTRHRPVRHSFRYRAYQWLVDIDDLPQHPRPLRWFSSFDAADHLDEGRLGDGIRGDLERFLAHRGVVLQPSDRVLMLANARVLGYVFDPLTVFWCLDASDRLRAVVFEVHNTYGERHAYLLDVDGTGRGSMDKEFYVSPFNDTRGRYAVSLRLTPGRVSVGVGLDRDGGRVLTAVTDGVPEPATARALRRVSLRHALMPQLVTLLVRLHGIRLWRKLPIQDRPTHPKEAVR; encoded by the coding sequence ATGAGCAGGCCCGACCCCGACACGACCGGCGCCGCCCTGGAACCGCCGCCGGTGCCCTCGCTCGTCGTGGGGACGGTCGCCCACACCCGGCACCGTCCGGTGCGCCACTCCTTCCGCTACCGCGCCTACCAGTGGCTCGTCGACATCGACGACCTGCCGCAGCACCCGCGGCCGCTGCGCTGGTTCAGCAGCTTCGACGCGGCCGACCACCTCGACGAGGGACGCCTGGGCGACGGCATCCGCGGCGACCTGGAGCGCTTCCTGGCGCACCGGGGGGTCGTGCTCCAACCCTCCGACCGGGTGCTCATGCTGGCCAACGCCCGGGTGCTCGGCTACGTCTTCGACCCGCTCACCGTCTTCTGGTGCCTCGACGCCTCGGACCGGCTGCGCGCCGTCGTCTTCGAGGTGCACAACACCTACGGCGAGCGGCACGCCTACCTGCTCGACGTGGATGGGACCGGGCGGGGGTCGATGGACAAGGAGTTCTACGTCTCGCCGTTCAACGACACCCGCGGGCGGTATGCCGTCTCCCTGCGCCTCACGCCAGGCCGGGTCTCCGTCGGGGTGGGCCTGGACCGGGACGGCGGGCGCGTGCTCACCGCCGTCACCGACGGCGTGCCGGAGCCGGCCACCGCCCGCGCGCTGCGGCGGGTCTCCCTGCGGCACGCGCTCATGCCCCAGCTCGTGACCCTGCTCGTCCGCCTGCACGGCATCCGCCTGTGGCGCAAGCTCCCGATCCAGGACCGACCCACCCACCCGAAGGAGGCCGTGCGATGA
- a CDS encoding NAD(P)/FAD-dependent oxidoreductase, with the protein MNHDPRPTAAVIGAGIAGLSAAYHLWRTHRVLLLEADERLGGHADTHDVRTAGGDELSIDSGFIVHNDRTYPVLRKIFAELDVPTQETEMSMSITCDECGLSFAGAKGVSGLLAQPTRVLDRRYRRLLREVPRFHRAAVAELASARRGEAEPITWGGFLERESFDPYFVQHYAIPLISCVWSSGHDDAAAYPAHHLFEFLDHHGLLTIGGSPTWRTVVGGSRVYVQRIRDALAAAGAQVRTGAPVTDVRRHADGVDVTVGGARPGVEAVDQVVLATHADVALRLLGDATDAEREDLGAIRYSTNPTVLHTDDTVLPTARRARASWNYRLTGCGARDDRVLVSYWMNNLHRLPAEAVDGTDYVVTLNHVGRVDPGQVLAEREYTHPIFSHEAIEAAARLREAGGPRLAFAGAHLGWGFHEDGARSGLQAVERLASGRVLDGAA; encoded by the coding sequence ATGAACCACGACCCGCGTCCCACCGCCGCCGTCATCGGTGCCGGCATCGCCGGCCTGAGCGCGGCATACCACCTGTGGCGCACCCACCGGGTGCTGCTGCTGGAGGCCGACGAGCGCCTCGGCGGCCATGCCGACACCCACGACGTGCGGACCGCGGGCGGGGACGAGCTGAGCATCGACTCCGGCTTCATCGTCCACAACGACCGGACCTACCCGGTGCTGCGGAAGATCTTCGCCGAGCTCGACGTCCCGACGCAGGAGACCGAGATGTCGATGTCGATCACCTGCGACGAGTGCGGCCTCTCCTTCGCGGGGGCCAAGGGTGTGTCCGGGCTGCTGGCCCAGCCCACCCGGGTCCTGGACCGGCGCTACCGGCGGCTGCTGCGCGAGGTGCCGCGCTTCCACCGCGCCGCCGTCGCCGAGCTCGCCTCGGCGCGGCGCGGCGAGGCGGAGCCGATCACCTGGGGCGGGTTCCTCGAGCGTGAGTCCTTCGACCCCTACTTCGTCCAGCACTACGCCATCCCGCTCATCTCCTGCGTGTGGTCCTCGGGGCACGACGACGCCGCGGCCTACCCGGCGCACCACCTCTTCGAGTTCCTCGACCACCACGGGCTGCTGACGATCGGCGGCTCGCCGACCTGGCGCACGGTCGTGGGCGGGAGCCGGGTCTACGTGCAGCGGATCCGCGACGCCCTGGCCGCCGCCGGGGCGCAGGTGCGCACCGGCGCACCGGTGACCGACGTCCGGCGGCACGCCGACGGCGTCGACGTCACCGTCGGCGGCGCGCGGCCGGGCGTGGAGGCGGTCGACCAGGTCGTGCTCGCCACGCACGCCGACGTCGCGCTGCGGCTGCTGGGAGACGCCACCGACGCCGAGCGGGAGGACCTCGGGGCCATCCGCTACTCGACCAACCCGACCGTGCTGCATACCGACGACACGGTCCTGCCGACCGCCCGCCGGGCCCGCGCCTCCTGGAACTACCGGCTCACCGGGTGCGGGGCGCGCGACGACCGCGTGCTGGTGAGCTACTGGATGAACAACCTGCACCGGCTTCCGGCCGAGGCCGTCGACGGCACCGACTACGTCGTCACCCTCAACCACGTGGGCCGGGTCGACCCCGGCCAGGTCCTGGCCGAGCGGGAGTACACCCACCCGATCTTCAGCCACGAGGCGATCGAGGCGGCCGCACGGCTGCGCGAGGCGGGCGGCCCCCGCCTGGCCTTCGCCGGCGCGCACCTGGGCTGGGGCTTCCACGAGGACGGCGCGCGGTCCGGGCTCCAGGCGGTGGAGCGGCTCGCCTCCGGGCGCGTGCTCGACGGGGCGGCATGA